A part of Shewanella sp. Choline-02u-19 genomic DNA contains:
- the ribB gene encoding 3,4-dihydroxy-2-butanone-4-phosphate synthase translates to MNQSLLAPYGNAIERVNAALIALQQGKGVLVVDDEDRENEGDLIYAAETLTNEQMALLIRECSGIVCLCLTDERIAQLELPPMVANNNSQYGTAFTVSIEAKVGVTTGVSAADRVTTVKAAIADGAKPDDLAHPGHVYPLRARPGGVLERRGHTEGTVDLMKLAGLKPFGVLCEVTLPDGTMARLPEIISFGQQHDMPVLTIEDIVAFRNSQ, encoded by the coding sequence TCGAACGTGTCAATGCAGCACTTATCGCCCTCCAACAAGGAAAAGGCGTCTTGGTTGTTGATGATGAAGATAGAGAAAATGAAGGCGACCTTATCTATGCAGCAGAAACACTAACCAATGAGCAGATGGCGCTATTAATTCGTGAATGCAGCGGCATTGTATGCCTTTGCCTTACCGATGAGCGCATTGCGCAACTTGAGCTGCCCCCCATGGTCGCTAACAACAACAGCCAATACGGTACAGCCTTTACGGTCAGCATCGAAGCTAAAGTTGGTGTCACCACTGGCGTATCGGCAGCAGATCGAGTCACCACGGTAAAAGCCGCTATCGCTGATGGCGCAAAACCTGATGATCTTGCGCACCCAGGGCATGTCTACCCGCTACGTGCTCGACCTGGTGGCGTATTGGAGCGTCGTGGCCATACCGAAGGCACCGTTGATTTAATGAAGCTTGCTGGATTGAAACCTTTTGGCGTTTTGTGTGAAGTGACTTTGCCCGACGGCACGATGGCGCGTTTACCTGAGATTATCAGTTTTGGTCAGCAACATGATATGCCCGTACTGACGATTGAAGACATTGTGGCTTTTCGTAACTCGCAGTAA